A segment of the Acidimicrobiales bacterium genome:
TGGCGCGTCCGCCGACCGTTCGTGGAGGGCCCGCCCGACCGTGTTCTCGGGAAAGGCCTCGATGCCGAGCAGGGTCGCCAACGCCTGCACCTCGTGTTGATCCGACCAGTGCCAGGTGGCTCCCACGTCGAACCACGCTCCGTTGTCGGCCGTGACCGTCATCATCCGGCCGCCGACCCGGGGACGGGCTTCCACCACCAGCACGCTGCGTCCCTCAGCGACCACGTCCTGGGCTGCGCAGAGCCCGGCCAGGCCGGCGCCCACGACGAGCACGTCCACACCCGGACGCCCGTTGGGGCGGTCCGTCACGTGGTGGCCGGCACGAGGAGCGGTCCCGCAGCCCCTACGTGCCGGACCCGGTCATCGCTGGGCGGCTGACCGCAGGTAGTTGTAGATGGTGTCCGTCATCTGCACCTTGTGCTTGCTCTTCGCGTGCGCGACGACCTTCTGCTTCAACTCGTCCTCGGAGTTGGCTCGGAGGGTCCAGTTGCAGCCTTCGGCGCCCGCCTTCTTGCAGCTGTGCTCGAACATCTGGGGTGCTCAATCCTTTCGTAGCGGTTCCTTGCGCAAGTATCGCGCTCAGTGCCCGATTTGCGTGCTGGTGGCGCCTGGGTGTCGACGCCTGCGCCAGCGCCTTTCGTGATCGCCGAATGGAGAGACCGAGCGCCACGCTCAGTGCGAGGGGCGCACGCCGACGAAGTAGACGTCCGGGGCGCCGTTGTCGTCGTCGGCGGCAAGCGCAGCACTTGTCGTCCATGCGGCGGTGCCGCCGTCACGGCTCAATGAGACTGCCCAGGCGGCATTCGTGCTGCCGACGGGCGACGTCGTACCGTCCCCACGGTTGAGGACGACGACGCTGCCGACGTGCGAATCGACGGCCGTGATCTCAACGACCACGAGCCGGCCGCCGTCGTCGGTGAGTTGACCGGCGGCACTCGACGGAGCCGCCGAGAGTGCCGCCACCGAGCCGGATTGCCAGACGAAGGCCTGCGCCCGGACGAATCCGTCCAGAAACGTGAAGCTGACGACCGACGCGTCGGCGTTCACGAACGGGAAGACGGGCCCCGTCCCCGCAGCGGAAACGCTTTCGTAGATCGTGCGTCGGGCACCGGTCGCGAGATCGAGGCGGACCAGCCGGGCGACCGTCTCGTCCCGTTCGACGAAGACGACCCACCGACCGTCGGGCGCGAGGTCCAAAAAGGCGCCAGTGCCGACGTCGACATCGACGGTCGCGCCCCCCGCAGGGTGCGCGACGTGGAGCGTGGTCGACTCGATGAAGGCGACTGTTGCTCCGTCGTCGCTGACGGCCGGTGCATCCACCGGACGCGGCGGCCGCTCGTCGACCACGGTGGTGACACCGCGGCGGACGTCCCGAACGTAGGTCCGGTCGGCGTAGAAGGTGACGAAGCGCCCGTCTCCGGAGATGTCGCCGTTGGACGCGGCCCCGCCGGCGCCGACGCTGATCCACTCCACCTTCCCGCTGGCGAGGTCCTTTCGGAACAGGTCCCAGTCGCCGTCTTCATCGCCTGCGACGATCCCGTCGGCCTGCGACCGGAAGAGCAGGTAGCGCCCACCTCGGTCGAGTGACGGCGGCAGGAAGTCGTCGGCGGCCAGTGCGCCCCCATGGCGGTTGGAGCTGGCAAGCTCCACTCGGGCCGGTGTGGCGACCACCGGTGTGCCGCCGTCAAGACAGCAGATGGCGACCGGGCCGAGCAGGAGAAGCGCACGCAGGAGGTTTCGGTTCTTCACGCAGTGCCCGTCTCGGGAACGGCCGATAGGCCGATTGACGGGTTCGATCTTGGGCCCGTCCGCCCCAGTGTGGCTGCCGAACACGCGTCGGGCCACTCGCCCCTCTCTCGCAGCAGGTCCCTTACCCGAAGCGGCGACCGCAGGGGGCGATCCTCGGTCGTGTCGTCAGTCCAGGGCCTGACGGGAGAACGTGCGGGGCTCGCGACCGGCCAGCAGCCAACCGGTGACGCTCGCTGCCATCGGCAGACCGGCGGCCAGGGCGAGGAGCTGGGCTGTCGGCAGGGGAATGAGCTTTCGCAGCTGGGCGTGATAGCCGGCGACCAGGGCGGCGTAGGCACCACCGGTGCCGAGGACGACGCCCAGGACGGCGAGGGCCGCCGCCGTGGTCGCCGTCAACGCCCGTCTCGTGCGCCCGCCGGCGCCTGTCGCCGTCAACGTCAGCCGATCGCGCGTCCCTTCGTTGCGGAGGAGTCCGATGGTCACGGCCACGATGGCGAGCGCCAGCAGTGCTCCTGCGGTCGTGGCGACGCTCCGGAGCGTGGCCAGCTCGTCCTGGGCGGACCGCGTCTCGATGGCCAGGCCCACGCCGGCTGCCGCGGACCGCGCCGCTGCGATCTCGGAGCTGGTCAGCCGCCGGTCCGAGTCGACGAACCACCCGCTCCGGGCAGCCACCCAGCCGTGGCGGCGCATGGCACGCTCGGTGATCAGCGAGCTCGGCGCGGAGGTGTAGGCGGGGCCGTCGATCCGGCGAACGGCACCGGCATCCGCCGGCTCCGGCCGCTCGGTGAAGTCCAGCAACGACACGCCGCCGTGCACGGTGAGGAGATCGATCTCGTCGCCGATCGTCCCCCGGTCGACGTGCAGTTGCCGGAGCAGCTCCGGTGTGGCGACATACGGCGTGCTGACGAAGCGCCAGGAGGCAGGTCCAGTGGGCTTGGCCACCGTGACCGGCTCGTGGTTCGCGTCGGTGACCTTCTTGGCGGGCACGGCGATGTCGAGCGGGAGCAGCGTCGTGGTCCCGAGCGCGGCGGCGACGGTCAGCGCCCGGGCATCGAGGGCGTCCAGCTCGGGCGCGCCCAAGTCGGGATCCGGGGCCGACCGGGCGTCGCCCAGCCGTATCACCAGCTGCCGGTCGGACAGGTTCCCCTCGTCCGACCGGTACTCGCTCGCCTGCGCGAGCACGACCACGCTGACGGCGATGCCCAGGCCGAGCGTGATGGAAGCCAATGCCGCTGCTGCGCGCGCCTGGTGACGTACGAGGTCGCGTAGGGCCAGCCGCGCGGCGACGGGGAGTCGCCGGGCGGGGAAGGCCATGGCCCGGATGGCGGCAGGAGCGGCGAGCACCACACCGATCAGGACCGCCACCATGCCGGTGACGAGGAGGAGGGGTCGAGCGTGCTCGGGCGTGGGAAGTGCGGCGACGATTCCGCCCATCCCGAGGGACAACAGGACCAGTGCGGCGGCCAGCGAGCGGTGCACGGGCAACGGTTGCGACGGACGGCCGGAGAGCGCCGTCATGACCGGAAGCCGGGCCACGCTCCGGGCCGGCCACCAGGCGGCGGCCGCCCCGGCTGCCACCGCCAGCAGCCCCCCTGCGACGATG
Coding sequences within it:
- a CDS encoding FAD-dependent oxidoreductase — its product is MDVLVVGAGLAGLCAAQDVVAEGRSVLVVEARPRVGGRMMTVTADNGAWFDVGATWHWSDQHEVQALATLLGIEAFPENTVGRALHERSADAP
- a CDS encoding DUF1059 domain-containing protein — protein: MFEHSCKKAGAEGCNWTLRANSEDELKQKVVAHAKSKHKVQMTDTIYNYLRSAAQR
- a CDS encoding FtsX-like permease family protein, giving the protein MAAGLRPRAARRAVLRWAWRLFRREWHQQVAVLALMTVSVAAAVAGATLAVTASSASQGEFGDAPSMARLDAATPGSAQATIADARRRWGSVEVIAHTSMAVPGSVVPLEVRRQDPAGSFGRPLLSLRSGRYPAAPNEVALTDGAAELLSVGIGGRVVLGDVQRTVVGRVENPSDLRGDFALLSPDEGAPADSWTLLFDADRRPVSAVREDGTRGGPNIGIMQRGDAGPVGALLLVAMTVSMALVGLIAASAFIVVAHRRQRQLGMLAALGAAGRHLRLVMLVNGALVGAVAATIGSALGMLGWVLAAPAAERAANHRLDRLDLPWSLIVAGGLLAVAAGAAAAWWPARSVARLPVMTALSGRPSQPLPVHRSLAAALVLLSLGMGGIVAALPTPEHARPLLLVTGMVAVLIGVVLAAPAAIRAMAFPARRLPVAARLALRDLVRHQARAAAALASITLGLGIAVSVVVLAQASEYRSDEGNLSDRQLVIRLGDARSAPDPDLGAPELDALDARALTVAAALGTTTLLPLDIAVPAKKVTDANHEPVTVAKPTGPASWRFVSTPYVATPELLRQLHVDRGTIGDEIDLLTVHGGVSLLDFTERPEPADAGAVRRIDGPAYTSAPSSLITERAMRRHGWVAARSGWFVDSDRRLTSSEIAAARSAAAGVGLAIETRSAQDELATLRSVATTAGALLALAIVAVTIGLLRNEGTRDRLTLTATGAGGRTRRALTATTAAALAVLGVVLGTGGAYAALVAGYHAQLRKLIPLPTAQLLALAAGLPMAASVTGWLLAGREPRTFSRQALD